Proteins encoded in a region of the Pseudochaenichthys georgianus chromosome 20, fPseGeo1.2, whole genome shotgun sequence genome:
- the apodb gene encoding apolipoprotein Db, with amino-acid sequence MSAVYLLLLLLPLVSAQTYHWGPCPDPKVQPNFNLQRYLGKWYEIEKLPASFERGKCIEANYAVRKDSTIQVLNSGLYKGKVEVAKGTAVIPDPREPAKLGVGFSYFAPYGSYWVVTTDYTSVTVVYSCTDILRLFHFDYAWILGRSRFLPAETVRYAKELLIQEGVDLSKMKATDQTGCKDN; translated from the exons ATGTCAGCCGTctacctcctcctcctgctcctccctcTGGTGTCAGCTCAGACCTATCACTGGGGTCCCTGTCCTGACCCCAAAGTGCAGCCTAACTTCAATCTTCAACGA TATCTGGGGAAGTGGTATGAGATCGAGAAGCTGCCTGCTTCCTTCGAGAGAGGAAAGTGCATCGAGGCAAACTACGCTGTGAGGAAAGATAGTACCATTCAGGTGCTGAACAGCGGATTATA taaAGGCAAGGTGGAAGTAGCAAAAGGGACAGCAGTGATCCCAGACCCCAGAGAACCGGCCAAACTCGGAGTTGGCTTCTCCTATT tTGCTCCCTACGGCAGCTACTGGGTTGTGACCACGGACTACACCAGCGTGACCGTTGTGTACTCTtgcacggacattttacgaTTGTTCCACTTCGACTACGCCTGGATCCTTGGGCGCTCTCGCTTCCTGCCAGCGGAGACTGTGAGGTATGCTAAAGAGCTGCTGATCCAAGAAGGAGTCGACCTGTCCAAGATGAAGGCCACAGATCAGACGGGCTGCAAGGATAACTAG
- the otos gene encoding otospiralin: MKLLVWLGALLCLFACHLSEARVIPEGVPYEEPPAVPYWPYSTSDFWNYIEYFRSIGAYNHINEMARAFFAHQHLGDTLGYETTEGHEH; encoded by the exons ATGAAGCTCTTGGTATGGCTCGGTGCTCTGCTCTGCCTCTTTGCCTGTCATCTCAGTG agGCCAGAGTCATCCCAGAAGGAG TTCCATATGAAGAACCTCCAGCTGTCCCCTACTGGCCCTACTCCACCTCTGACTTCTGGAACTACATTGAATACTTCAGATCCATCGGCGCCTACAACCACATCAACGAGATGGCCCGGGCCTTCTTTGCCCACCAGCACCTCGGAGACACCTTGGGATATGAGACCACAGAGGGACATGAACACTGA